In the genome of Pseudomonas sp. Teo4, the window CGGCGTGCTGCTTGAGCTGCGCGGCAAACTTCTCCAGCACGTCGATACGCGCCTCCAGGCTCAGCTGCGCCCAGGAAGGGAACGCATCGCGAGCAGCCTGCACGGCCGCCTCAACCTGGCCGGCGTCAGCGCCCTGGCCTTGCCAGATGACCGCCTGGGTCACCGGGTTCAGTGATTGCAGGGCCTCGCCCTGGCCAGCCTGCCACTTGCCGGCAATGTAATGCGTGGTCATTTACTGGGCCTCCCGGCTTGCCGACAGCGGCACAGCACGTACGTTGTCACCGGCGCCCATGCGCAGGCGCTTGGCGGTCAGCGGGTCTACCACCAGGGTGCCGGCTGCCAGGCGCGCAGGTGCTGCGGTGATGCGGCAGTCTTCACGCTTGCGGTTGTGAATGATGTAAGGGGTCGCGTCATCACCTGGCGTGCCGACGGCCAACACCAGGGTCTGGCTCTCGCGCACTGCGCGAATTCTGGAAGTTTCGCACTCGATGGCCGGGCCGGCGTCGAAGATATCGACGAAGCCCTGATAGTTGAAACCTTCCTGCTTGAGCATGGCCAGCGCCGGCTCGGTATCGGTGTGCACACGGCCAATGACGGCACGCGCCGCCTCAGACAGGAAGCAGGTGTACAGCGGGAACTTGGGCATCAGCTCGGCGATGAACGACTTGTTGCCCACGCCGGTCAGGTAGTCCGCCTGGCTGAACTCCATCTTGAAGAAATGCCGCCCCAGGCTTTCCCAGAACGGCGAGCGGCCATGCTCGTCGGACATGCCGCGCATTTCGGCGATGATCTTGTTGCCGAACAACTCCGGGAACTCGGCAATGAACAACATGCGCGCCCTGGACAGCAGGCGGCCATTGAGGCCGGAGCGGTAGTCGCCGCGCAGGAACAACGAGCACAGCTCGGAGTTGCCGGTCAGGTCGTTGGCCAGGAACAGCGTCGGGATCTCGCGGTAGATGTTCAGCTCCTGGGAGGCGCTGACGGTCAAGCCGACCCGGTAGTTGTACCAGGGCTCGCGCAGGCCTACAGCGCCAGCGATGGCACTGATACCCACCACCAGGCCTTCGTCGTTCTCCAGCACGAACAGGTAATCGGTGTCGCCACGCTCGGCTTCGCCACGGAAGCTTTTTTCAGCCCAGCCAACACGATGCCCGAGGCGTTCCTCGTTGGCCGGCAGGGTAGTCAGCCCGGTGGTGCCGGTGCTGCGAGCCAATT includes:
- the astA gene encoding arginine N-succinyltransferase, which translates into the protein MIVRPVRSSDLPALIELARSTGTTGLTTLPANEERLGHRVGWAEKSFRGEAERGDTDYLFVLENDEGLVVGISAIAGAVGLREPWYNYRVGLTVSASQELNIYREIPTLFLANDLTGNSELCSLFLRGDYRSGLNGRLLSRARMLFIAEFPELFGNKIIAEMRGMSDEHGRSPFWESLGRHFFKMEFSQADYLTGVGNKSFIAELMPKFPLYTCFLSEAARAVIGRVHTDTEPALAMLKQEGFNYQGFVDIFDAGPAIECETSRIRAVRESQTLVLAVGTPGDDATPYIIHNRKREDCRITAAPARLAAGTLVVDPLTAKRLRMGAGDNVRAVPLSASREAQ